The window TGCTGTCGGCCGAGGAAGAGGTACATCTGGCGATGGAGATCGAGGCCGGGCGGGCCGCGGTCGAACAACTGGAGTCGGGACAGGTCACCGACTACGAGGAGATCGGCAAGCTGGAGCACCAGCGCGAAGTGGGCGACGCCGCCCGCGCCCATCTCATCCGCGCCAACACCCGTCTGGTGGTCAGCATCGCCAAGAAGTATCGTGGCCGCGGCCTACAATTCCTCGATCTGATCCAGGAAGGCAACGTCGGCCTGATGAAGGCGGTCGAGAAGTACGACTATCGCCGCGGCAATCGCTTCAGCACCTACGCCACGTGGTGGATTCGGCAGGCGGTGACCCGCGCCCTGGCCAACCACGGCCGCACCATCCGCATCCCGGCCCACCTCGGCGGGCGCATTAGCAAGCTCTATCAGGTGGCCCAGGAACTGGAGCAGGAGTACGGCCGCCAGCCGACGGCCGAAGAGATCGCCGAGAACATGGAACTGCCGCCCGACCGCGTGCGCTGGATGTTGCGCACCAGCCGCCAGCCGGTTCATCTGGAGCGGCCGGTGGGCGATGAGTCGGACGCCGAGTTGGGCGACTTCATCGAGGACATCGAAGCCCCCGCCCCGGCCGAGACGGTGGCTCAGACGATGCTGACCGAGGAGATCGGCGACATCCTGGATCAACTGACGCCGCGCGAGGCGCGTATCCTGCGCCTGCGCTATGGCCTGCAAGACGGCGAATCGCGCACGCTGAAGGAAGTGGGCGAGATGTTCGGCCTGTCGCGCGAGCGCATCCGCCAACTGGAGAAGGAGGCGCTGCGCAAGTTGCGCCATCCGAACTTTGCCGGGCATTTGCGACAGTATTTGAATTGAGCTTAGAAACCGGGTTTTCAAGAAAAAACCCGGTTTCTAGGGGCGACACCCTCTCCACCGCGGGAGGGTGTTTTTATTTCCGGGGCCTGACCGGGATTGGGCCGCCGGCGGGGCGGATTGTTTTACGCAATGTTCACACCGGTTTCACAACCCATTTCTCCGGATTGGGGCCGGATATGATAAGTTGGTACTGGTTGGGTGGCGCGCCGTGTCCGGCGCCTGCCTGGCCCGACCGGCGCGCGCGTCGGGTGTTCGAGCGAGGGGTCTGCAGACCGGGGTTATGACACAAATGAAGTCGGAACCAATAATAATCGAGCCGGTTAACGGCTGGCAGGTCATCAACTGGCGGGAGTTACGCGATTATCGCGACCTCTTCCGCTTTCTGATCGACCGCGACATCAAGGTGCTCTATAAGCAAACGGTGCTGGGGTTCGGTTGGGCCGTCCTGCGGCCGTTGCTGAGCATGATCATCTTCACCGTCATCTTCGGCAATCTGGCCCAGGTGGACAGCGACGGCGTGCCCTATGCCATCTTCAGCTACGTCGCCCTCGTGCCATGGCTCTACTTTTCCACGGCGCTGTCGTCGTCGGCGCTCAGCCTGGTCAACAATACCGACATGCTGACCAAGATCTATTTTCCGCGGCTGGTCTTTCCGATGACGCCGGTCGTCTCCAAGCTGGTCGATTTCGCCGTCTCTTTCGTCATCGTCTTCGCCCTCATGGCCTGGTTTCGCATCCACCCGACGATAGGTATGATCTATTTGCCCTTGCTCGTGGCCCTGATGATGCTGACCGCCGCCGGATTGGGGTTGTGGTTCGCGGCCATGTCGGTGCAATACCGCGACGTGAAACACGCGATGCCATTTCTGACCCAGATATTGATGTATGCCGCCCCGGTGGTGTGGTCGGGTTCGCTCATCGCCGAGCGCTTCGGCCAGACAGGGCGCTACCTGTTCGGCCTCTACCCGATGGTCGGGGTTATCGAGGGCTTTCGCTCGGCTTTGCTGGGAACCGTGCCGATGCCTTGGGACATGATCGCCATAGGCGCGGTTTCGGCGTTGGTGCTGTTTGTCACCGGCCTGTTCTACTTCCGGCGCATGGAATCGACCTTCGCGGACGTGGCCTGAGCGCCGACCGCCGGACTATGGAATTGATATGCTACAGGATTTGATCTACGATGTGGGCATGGCCGACGGTCAAGACACCGCCTATTATCTCGCGCGCGGTTTTCGCGTGGTGGCCGTGGAGGCCAGCCCGCTGCTGGCCGACGAGGCGCGCCGGCGCTTTGCGGCGCAACAACAGGCCGGTCGCCTCGTCATCCTGGAAAACGCCATCGCCGCCACCGAGGAAACGCGGCCGTTCTGGATCTACGACGGCTATCCGGAGTGGAACTCGTTCGATGCGGCCCGGGCCGAGCAGGTCGGTATCGCCCATCACCAAGTGGACGTCGCCTGTCGGACGTTTGACTCCATCCTGTGGGCGCATGGTGTGCCCTATTACCTGAAAATCGACATCGAAGGTGCCGACCATCTCTGTATCGCGGCTCTCTCCGCAGACGATTTGCCGGCTTACGTGTCATTCGAGAAGAATGAGACCTGGCCCCAGTCGTTGGCCCATCTGCGAGACCTGGGCTATCGCCGCTTCAAATGCATTGGCCAGAAACATTTTCGAGCCGTGGAGATTGAGCGCGATCGCCACCAACGGGCGATGGAACGCGTCCAGCGAGTCTACACCGGCACCAGCGGCGACAGCTTTTCCGCCCGACTCCTGCGCCGCGCCGGCCTGCGCGATATGGCCAAAGAACGCTTTAGTCGCTCCCGGCAGATTGGTGGAGTGGCCTTTGCCCACGGCAGTTCGGGGCCATTTGGCGAGGATACCCGCGGTCGCTGGCAGAGTTACGTGGAGATGGCGGCAACGCTGGAATATTTCGACGACCGCTTTGCTCGTGGTCGGCGCAGCGCCTTTTGGGGCGACACCCACAAGGCGTGGTCATTCTGGGCCGACATCCATGCGGCCATCTGACGAGAAGGCGATTTAGAGAAGGTTTATGAAAATCAGCACAAACGGCAATCGGTCGCGTTCGGCGGCCATTGAGGTTAAAGGCTTATCGAAACAGTACCACATCGGCCTGCCCGAGCAGCGGTCCGATTCGCTGTTGCAATCGGCTTTTGCCTGGGTGGGGGCACCGGTTGCCAATTTTCGTCGCCTGCGGCGGCAGGGCCAGCTCAGCGCCGACACCGCCGCCGACGTGATCTGGGCCTTGCGCGACGTGACGTTCACCGTCGAGCGCGGCGAAGTCATCGGCATCATCGGCCGTAATGGCGCGGGCAAGAGCACTCTGCTCAAAATCCTGTCGCGCATCACGCCGCCGTCCACGGGACGAATCACACTCAACGGTCGCGTCTCCAGCCTGCTTGAAGTGGGCACCGGCTTCCACCCCGAACTAACCGGACGCGAGAACGTCTACCTGAACGGCACGATTCTGGGCATGCGTAAGGCCGAAGTGGACCGCAAATTCGATGAGATCGTGGCCTTCGCCGAGGTAGAGAAGTTCATCGACACGCCGGTGAAGCGTTACAGCAGCGGCATGCGCGTGCGGCTGGCCTTCGCCGTGTCGGCCCATCTAGAGTCGGAGATATTGCTCGTCGATGAGGTGCTGGCCGTTGGCGACGCCGCATTCCAGGCCAAGTGCCTCAACAAGATGGATGGTGTGTCCCAATCGGGCCGGACGGTGCTGTTCGTCAGCCATAATATGCAGGTAATGGCCCAGTTATGCCGCCGGTTGCTGTTGCTGGATGGCGGCCGGCTCGTGGCCGAGGGCGCGCCGGCGGCTATCATTGGCCGCTACCTCGATGACGCCCTGGTGACCACCACCCTTGATCCGCTGCAATTGGGCGAAGAGGTGCGCGTCAACCGCCTGAGCGTGACCCAGAACGGCGCGCCGGCCGGTGAGTTCCTTGACAGCGGCCGGCCGTTTGAGATCCACGTGAATTATGAGGTATTGCGCTCGCTGCGTAACCTGCTGCTGGGCTTCAACGTGGTCACCGGCGACGGCACATCTCTCTTCCGTACCTATGATATGCTGGCCTATGGGCTGGGCGAGCGAGCGCCGGGGGCCTATGAGTCGGTCTTTCAATTGCCCGGCGGGCTGCTGCCGGCGGGCCATTACTTCTTCGAGGTGGTCGTCGGCATCCATCGCCTGCGCTGGCTGAGCAAGGGCGACATCCGCTTGCGACTCAATCTAAGCGGGGCGCGCGAATGGGACGTTGATTTTCCCGGCGTCGTGTCGCCCGTCGGCAACTGGACGGTATTACCCAATGGTCATGTCTAAGTTCTACTGGCTTGCCCACCGGCGCTACGTTGAAAACAACCGTATGCGCTGGCACGCGGAGACGGCCGACGAGGCCTTCTGGCTGGGCTACTGGCAATCTCATGTCAACGTCGCCTACTTCGAGCGGGCTGAAAAAACCGACTTGGGGATGGACGAGTTGGGCGCTCTATTGTTGAAAGCAATGCCCGCCGACGGTCGCCACCTGGAAGCGGGCTGTGGCGCCGGCTACTGGGTGGCGGCCCTGCGCGCCGCCGGGCGGAACGTCGAGGGCATCGAATACTCGCGCCCGCTGGTCGAACTGGTCAACGCGGTCTACCCGCAATTGCCGGTGGGCTATGGCGATGCCCTGGCGATTGACTGCCCCGACAATACCTATGCTTCCTATCTTTCCTTCGGCGTGGTGGAGCACCGCCGGGAGGGGCCGGAGCCGTTTCTGGCGGAGGCTTTCCGGGTGTTGCGGCCGGGTGGACGGATTCTGATCACCGTGCCCTATCTGGGCCGCGTGCGTGGGCTCAAAGCCCGCCTCGGTGTCTACGAAAGCCATCCGCCGACGCAGCCATTTTTCCAGTACGGCTTTAGCGCCGGCGATTTCGGCGCGTTGCTGCGCGACGCGGGCTTCGAGATCGAGTATACCCGGCCGCTCTCCATCCACCGGCTGTTGCTGGAGGAGATCGGCCCTTATCGTTGGCTCTACGACCGGATTGGCAGCGCTGCCTGGCGGGCAGCGGTGCACCGGCTGCTGGGTGGCCGCGACGGCCACATGCTGCTGACCGTCGGCCACAAGCCGGCCTGAACGGTATTAGAGGATATTGACTTATGTGTGGCATCAGCGGCGAACTCCAGTTCCACGACGGCCCAGCCCGCGACGCGGCGGTGATCGACCATATCAGCGCACTCATGGCCCGGCGTGGCCCCGACGACGCCGGGCTGTGGCGCGACGCCGATCATGTCTGGCTGGCCTTTCGCCGCCTGGCAATCCTTGACTTGTCACCCGCCGGCCACCAGCCGATGCTGACCGCCGACGGCCGTTATGCCCTGGTCTTCAATGGCGAGGTCTACAATTTCGCCGAATTGCGGGGCGAGTTGGAACGGCGGGGCGTGGCCTTTCGCTCGTCGGGCGATACGGAAGTGGTGCTCCAGGCGCTGGTCCACTGGGGAACGTCGGCCCTGGATCGATTCAACGGTATGTTCGCCCTGGCTTTCTATGACCGGCGTGAGCGCGCCATGCTGTTGGCCCGCGACCACGCCGGAATCAAGCCGATCTACTACCTCCTGGGCGATGACGGGCTGTTTTTTGCCTCGCAATACGATCAGATTTTGGCCCATCCCTGGCGGGCGGGGCTGCCGGTGTCGGCCGACGGTCTGGCGCTCTATCTGCGCCTGGGCTACATCCCCGCGCCGCAGGCCATCCTGGAGCGCACTCACATGCTGGAGCCGGGCAGTTGGTTGCGGGTGACGGCCGAGGGGCGCGTCAATCGCGGC is drawn from Candidatus Promineifilum breve and contains these coding sequences:
- a CDS encoding sigma-70 family RNA polymerase sigma factor encodes the protein MSDDLNDPLSDEMEILNALLNEGIEQRYLTYDQILEALPEIENNITLLETLLEEAQTLGLAIYENEEDIVAVALSEDVDEVDEALIEAELREAERVVRPARVRSHDAPLFDLSNVPIDDSVGLYFREMGQQSLLSAEEEVHLAMEIEAGRAAVEQLESGQVTDYEEIGKLEHQREVGDAARAHLIRANTRLVVSIAKKYRGRGLQFLDLIQEGNVGLMKAVEKYDYRRGNRFSTYATWWIRQAVTRALANHGRTIRIPAHLGGRISKLYQVAQELEQEYGRQPTAEEIAENMELPPDRVRWMLRTSRQPVHLERPVGDESDAELGDFIEDIEAPAPAETVAQTMLTEEIGDILDQLTPREARILRLRYGLQDGESRTLKEVGEMFGLSRERIRQLEKEALRKLRHPNFAGHLRQYLN
- a CDS encoding ABC transporter permease, translating into MKSEPIIIEPVNGWQVINWRELRDYRDLFRFLIDRDIKVLYKQTVLGFGWAVLRPLLSMIIFTVIFGNLAQVDSDGVPYAIFSYVALVPWLYFSTALSSSALSLVNNTDMLTKIYFPRLVFPMTPVVSKLVDFAVSFVIVFALMAWFRIHPTIGMIYLPLLVALMMLTAAGLGLWFAAMSVQYRDVKHAMPFLTQILMYAAPVVWSGSLIAERFGQTGRYLFGLYPMVGVIEGFRSALLGTVPMPWDMIAIGAVSALVLFVTGLFYFRRMESTFADVA
- a CDS encoding FkbM family methyltransferase; protein product: MLQDLIYDVGMADGQDTAYYLARGFRVVAVEASPLLADEARRRFAAQQQAGRLVILENAIAATEETRPFWIYDGYPEWNSFDAARAEQVGIAHHQVDVACRTFDSILWAHGVPYYLKIDIEGADHLCIAALSADDLPAYVSFEKNETWPQSLAHLRDLGYRRFKCIGQKHFRAVEIERDRHQRAMERVQRVYTGTSGDSFSARLLRRAGLRDMAKERFSRSRQIGGVAFAHGSSGPFGEDTRGRWQSYVEMAATLEYFDDRFARGRRSAFWGDTHKAWSFWADIHAAI
- a CDS encoding ABC transporter ATP-binding protein, whose amino-acid sequence is MKISTNGNRSRSAAIEVKGLSKQYHIGLPEQRSDSLLQSAFAWVGAPVANFRRLRRQGQLSADTAADVIWALRDVTFTVERGEVIGIIGRNGAGKSTLLKILSRITPPSTGRITLNGRVSSLLEVGTGFHPELTGRENVYLNGTILGMRKAEVDRKFDEIVAFAEVEKFIDTPVKRYSSGMRVRLAFAVSAHLESEILLVDEVLAVGDAAFQAKCLNKMDGVSQSGRTVLFVSHNMQVMAQLCRRLLLLDGGRLVAEGAPAAIIGRYLDDALVTTTLDPLQLGEEVRVNRLSVTQNGAPAGEFLDSGRPFEIHVNYEVLRSLRNLLLGFNVVTGDGTSLFRTYDMLAYGLGERAPGAYESVFQLPGGLLPAGHYFFEVVVGIHRLRWLSKGDIRLRLNLSGAREWDVDFPGVVSPVGNWTVLPNGHV
- a CDS encoding class I SAM-dependent methyltransferase; amino-acid sequence: MSKFYWLAHRRYVENNRMRWHAETADEAFWLGYWQSHVNVAYFERAEKTDLGMDELGALLLKAMPADGRHLEAGCGAGYWVAALRAAGRNVEGIEYSRPLVELVNAVYPQLPVGYGDALAIDCPDNTYASYLSFGVVEHRREGPEPFLAEAFRVLRPGGRILITVPYLGRVRGLKARLGVYESHPPTQPFFQYGFSAGDFGALLRDAGFEIEYTRPLSIHRLLLEEIGPYRWLYDRIGSAAWRAAVHRLLGGRDGHMLLTVGHKPA